One window from the genome of Actinoplanes teichomyceticus ATCC 31121 encodes:
- a CDS encoding peptidoglycan-binding domain-containing protein has protein sequence MHRSWLTAGLAAVCLTVGLPSPVSAAPRAPAPPVSGAAAPPSVDMEATVLAAQIDPRRADHTLTPGAKSSVLAVEQALQAKNLLAAQWVDGYFGTETISAYAAYQRSLGYTGLAANGLPGTTSLTKLGQNRYTVVNTIGPGARVQRDGYVVDARTQAMLAEAERLLGYALVLDQGSYNPGGDPTSAGTHDGGGVVDIAVTGMTAARRTAVARALRQVGFAAWVRDPSQGDWPWHIHAAAINDTDLSSPAQHQVGDYYLGLNGLANRAPDDGPRIPIQTWEQYQRGR, from the coding sequence ATGCACCGTTCCTGGCTCACCGCCGGGCTGGCCGCGGTCTGCCTGACCGTCGGCCTCCCGAGCCCGGTGAGCGCGGCGCCCCGGGCACCCGCTCCACCGGTGAGCGGCGCCGCCGCGCCGCCGTCCGTCGACATGGAGGCGACCGTCCTGGCCGCCCAGATCGACCCCCGTCGCGCCGACCACACGCTCACCCCGGGCGCCAAGAGCTCCGTGCTCGCCGTCGAGCAGGCGCTGCAGGCGAAGAACCTGCTGGCCGCGCAGTGGGTCGACGGCTACTTCGGCACCGAGACCATCTCGGCGTACGCGGCCTACCAGCGCTCGCTCGGCTACACCGGGCTGGCGGCCAACGGGCTGCCCGGCACGACGTCGCTGACCAAGCTCGGGCAGAACCGGTACACGGTCGTCAACACCATCGGGCCGGGCGCACGCGTCCAGCGCGACGGGTACGTCGTCGACGCCCGGACCCAGGCGATGCTCGCCGAGGCCGAGCGCCTGCTCGGCTACGCCCTGGTGCTGGACCAGGGCTCCTACAACCCCGGCGGCGACCCGACCTCGGCGGGCACGCACGACGGCGGCGGCGTGGTCGACATCGCGGTCACCGGGATGACCGCGGCCAGGCGCACCGCCGTGGCCCGCGCGCTGCGCCAGGTGGGCTTCGCCGCCTGGGTGCGGGACCCGAGCCAGGGGGACTGGCCGTGGCACATCCACGCCGCGGCGATCAACGACACCGACCTGTCCAGCCCGGCCCAGCACCAGGTCGGTGACTACTACCTGGGCCTGAACGGCCTGGCCAACCGGGCCCCGGACGACGGTCCGCGGATCCCGATCCAGACCTGGGAGCAGTACCAGCGCGGGCGCTGA
- a CDS encoding glycosyl hydrolase family 95 catalytic domain-containing protein: MTSHVNPSFRSPTTTTDWEHALISGNGRQGALCYGSPEALLFTLAHEAVFQPVTEPLPAPATAAALPRLRAMLAADRFAEAAHEVCDLAVAGDPGYAGTRWVDPLIGAATLTVTPDRPGPGWSRGTDFHTGVVVQRWDGVTCEAFVSRPADALIVRITGCGATVRVAPVAGTPERPVGFELAGGDDQTVLTARFRAGWPGALDGYTVACRSWRTPQGLILVARTAPGLCSPAAALAALPAPGAGFEALLAAHAAAHGDLFGRARLDLPDKRTTLLFDAGRYAVISSTGTRPPTLQGVWSGTWSPPWRSAWTIDGNLQAALLAVHTTGTPELMPPLFDLIDELRDDLRDNARRLYGLPGLYVPAHLGTHGRQNHFGPLWCLTFWTAGAAWLGRLYLDHWQHTGDEAVLTGRILPYLREVAQFHLGFAEITGGRARFSPSYSPENHPRNTGSQATVDATLDVQAVGDVLRALLALAPDDPDAGRWRELLDALPAYRITPDGELAEWLDPRFDDNHEHRHCSHLYPFYYAGDPVIEADPALRAAAVRAVRARLRWWLSEASDEMGYGLSLLGVAAARLGLAAEAYAALSRIASAYWRDNLVPTHNRDHMFNVDLAGGFPALVAAMLLASGDVLADGVARLRLLPALPPQWPVGGVRGLIARGPVRVDLSWRPERLEVTLTSPVPRRAVVVWPGGSVPVTLAAGVPHRLSLPGRESARSA; this comes from the coding sequence GTGACCAGCCACGTCAATCCGTCCTTCCGCTCCCCGACCACGACCACCGACTGGGAGCACGCGCTGATCAGCGGCAACGGCCGGCAGGGCGCGCTGTGCTACGGCTCGCCCGAGGCGCTGCTGTTCACCCTCGCCCACGAGGCGGTCTTCCAGCCGGTCACCGAACCGCTGCCGGCGCCGGCGACCGCCGCCGCGCTGCCGCGCCTGCGGGCGATGCTCGCCGCGGACCGGTTCGCCGAGGCCGCCCACGAGGTCTGCGACCTCGCCGTCGCCGGCGATCCCGGGTACGCCGGGACCCGCTGGGTGGACCCGCTGATCGGCGCCGCCACGCTGACGGTCACCCCGGACCGGCCGGGCCCGGGCTGGTCGCGGGGCACCGACTTCCACACCGGTGTCGTGGTGCAGCGGTGGGACGGGGTGACCTGCGAGGCGTTCGTGTCCCGGCCGGCCGACGCGCTGATCGTCCGGATCACCGGATGCGGCGCGACGGTACGCGTCGCCCCGGTCGCCGGAACGCCGGAGCGGCCGGTCGGCTTCGAACTGGCCGGCGGCGACGACCAGACGGTGCTGACCGCACGGTTCCGGGCGGGATGGCCGGGCGCGCTGGACGGGTACACGGTGGCGTGCCGCTCCTGGCGTACCCCGCAGGGCCTGATCCTCGTCGCCCGCACCGCGCCGGGCCTGTGCTCCCCGGCCGCGGCCCTCGCCGCGCTCCCCGCACCCGGCGCCGGCTTCGAGGCGCTGCTCGCCGCGCACGCCGCGGCGCACGGCGACCTGTTCGGCCGCGCCCGCCTGGACCTGCCGGACAAGCGCACCACGCTGCTCTTCGACGCCGGCCGGTACGCCGTCATCAGCAGCACCGGCACCCGCCCGCCCACCCTGCAGGGGGTCTGGAGCGGCACCTGGTCGCCGCCCTGGCGCAGCGCCTGGACGATCGACGGCAACCTGCAGGCCGCCCTGCTGGCCGTGCACACCACCGGCACCCCGGAGCTGATGCCGCCGCTGTTCGACCTGATCGACGAGCTCCGCGACGACCTGCGCGACAACGCCCGCCGCCTGTACGGCCTGCCCGGCCTCTACGTCCCCGCCCACCTGGGCACGCACGGCCGGCAGAACCACTTCGGCCCCCTCTGGTGCCTGACCTTCTGGACCGCCGGGGCCGCCTGGCTCGGCCGCCTCTACCTGGACCACTGGCAGCACACCGGCGACGAGGCCGTGCTGACCGGCCGGATCCTGCCGTACCTGCGCGAGGTGGCCCAGTTCCACCTGGGGTTCGCCGAGATCACCGGCGGCCGGGCGCGGTTCAGCCCGTCGTACTCGCCGGAGAACCATCCGCGCAACACCGGCTCGCAGGCCACCGTGGACGCGACGCTGGACGTGCAGGCGGTCGGCGACGTGCTGCGCGCCCTGCTGGCGCTGGCGCCGGACGATCCGGACGCGGGCCGCTGGCGGGAGCTGCTCGACGCGCTGCCGGCGTACCGGATCACGCCGGACGGCGAACTGGCCGAATGGCTCGACCCGCGCTTCGACGACAACCACGAGCACCGGCACTGCAGCCACCTCTACCCGTTCTACTACGCGGGCGACCCGGTGATCGAGGCGGATCCGGCGCTGCGCGCCGCGGCGGTGCGGGCGGTGCGGGCCCGGTTGCGGTGGTGGCTGAGCGAGGCGTCCGACGAGATGGGGTACGGCCTGAGCCTGCTCGGCGTGGCCGCCGCCCGGCTCGGGCTGGCCGCCGAGGCGTACGCCGCGCTGTCGCGCATCGCCTCGGCGTACTGGCGGGACAACCTGGTGCCGACCCACAACCGTGACCACATGTTCAACGTGGACCTGGCCGGGGGCTTCCCGGCCCTGGTCGCGGCCATGCTGCTGGCCAGCGGTGACGTCCTGGCCGATGGCGTGGCCCGGCTGCGGCTGCTGCCCGCGCTGCCGCCGCAGTGGCCGGTGGGCGGTGTCCGGGGGCTGATCGCACGCGGGCCGGTACGGGTGGACCTGTCCTGGCGGCCGGAGCGGCTGGAGGTGACGCTGACCTCTCCGGTGCCCCGCCGTGCGGTGGTGGTGTGGCCCGGCGGCTCCGTCCCGGTCACCCTGGCCGCCGGCGTCCCGCACCGCCTGTCGCTGCCCGGCCGCGAGTCAGCGCGTTCGGCGTGA